The window CAGCAGCATCCAGCCGGTGATGGACAGGCGTGCGGGGATGTGGCCCGCCATGATCGCCGGAGTCATCGGAATGAAGACCCAGACACCCAGGGCCAGGGGAAGCCACCGAGCGGCACCCTGCCAGGCGCCTGCCCGAACGACGGCCACGCCGACGACGACGAGCCCGAGACCGGTGGCCAAGGTCGACACCCCGTAGAGGACGTCGAGGAGATCGGTGCGCTCGCTGGGATACGGGTCCTCGGCGGCCGTCGTCGCGATCACCTCGGTCACAGCGAGCAGCGCCATGCCCGCGAGACCGACCGTGTGGCCGATCCAGGCCGCGCGCGACCGGCCCGCGACGCCGGTCCGCCACAGCGCGGTCTGCCCGAGGATCAGTCCGAGATGCTGGACGAAGAACCAGAGCTGGATCGCGATGAAAGCGCCCGCGGCCAGCGGATAGCTGAAGCGTTCCTCGGGTACCGCGGCCGGGACGACCGCCAGGAGGACGCCGGAGGCGGCGCCCAGCAGTCCGGCCCAGAGGCAGATCGCGCCCGCGCGGCGGACGAAAGCGGCGGCGGCGGGCGATCTCGCCGCACGGGTGTCGACTGTGCTCATGATCTTACCCTTACGCTAGAGTGACACTCTAGTGAGTGTCTTCCAATAGTGTGGCGCGTCATGGGTGAAGTCAAGAGTTCCCGCCGAGAGAAGTCCGAGGCGACGCGGCGCAAGATCCTGCGCGCGGCACACGAGGAGTTCGGCGAGAAGGGCTACCACGGCGCCACGATCGCCTCGATCGCGAAGCGGGCCGGGGTGGCGGGCCAGACGGTGTATTTCGTCTTCCACACCAAGTCGGCACTCATCAGCGCGGTCATCGACAGCCTCGTCATGGGCGAGGAGGAGCCGACCATCCCGCAGGAGTCGCCGTGGTGGCGGGCGATGGCCGCCGAACCGGACGCGGCGACGGCACTCGGGCACTTCGTCCGCGGGGCCGGTCCGCTGTTCGAGCGGGCCAGCACCATCAGCGAGATCCTGCGCGGCGCGGCGCTCACCGACGACGAGGTGCGCCGCACCCACGAGTTCCACGAGGACTTGCGGCGAACCGGGTTCCGCGAGGTCGTGGTCATGCTCGCGGAGAAGGCGCCACTGCGGACCGGCCTGACCGTGGACACGGCGACCGACATCCTGCTCACGGTCTACGGCGACACCACCTACTTCATCATGACCAAGGAACGAGGCTGGTCGCATGACCAGTACCTCGACTGGCTCTGCGAAGCGCTGCCGACTTTGCTGCTTGAGCCCTAGTCGAGCGAGCCGGTGCCGCGCCGTTCCATGTACATCATCCCGGGCTCGGCGAATCCGAAGCCGCGGTAGAGGTCGTGGGCGTCCTTGGTGTGCAGCGCCCAGCGGAACTTGGCGCCGGGGCCGTCGTCGATCATCGCGCGCACCAGCGCCTTGCCCAATCCGTTGCCGCGCGCGGAGTCCAGCACGTAGACGTCCGCGAGGTAGCCAAACCCCACGCCGTCGGAGATCGCGCGGGCGAACCCGACCTGCGCGCCGGTCTCGCGGTGGTAGGCGCCCACCACCCGCCACGCGGACTCGACCTGAGCGGCGACCTGTTCGCGGGTGCGCCACTGGCCCCAGTACGCCTCCGTCGACATGAACGCCCACACGGCGTCCAGGTCGATCCGCTTCGGGTCGTCATCGATCTCGAACTCGCTCATGTTCGCAATGTAGCGGCGTAGCGGGCGGGGGAGACACCGATATTCGCGGTGAACTCCCTGGTGAAGTGGGCCTGGTCGGCGTAGCCCAGTTCGTTGGCCAGGCCCGCCCAGCCGACGTCCTCCCCGGAGTCGACACGGGCCGCTGCCTCGTGCATCCGGAACCGGCGGATCACCCATTTCGGCCCCACACCGACGTAGTCGCTGAACAACCGCTGCACCGAGCGCGCCGTCAACCCGAACTCCCGGGCCAGGGCGTCCACTCTGGACACTCCGCCGTCGATGGCCGCCACCATCGCGCGGATGTCGTCGACCACGGGGTCGACCTCGGGCAGCCGCGGCGACAACACCCCCTCCGCGGCGGCGACCATGGCGTCGGCGTCGCCCGCCGTGAGGACACCGCCGGGCTCGACGAACCCGCGCACGACCTTGTCGGTCAGTGAGGAGACGCGCTTGCCCAGCCACGGCCGGAACCCGCCTGCATGGAAACGGACGCCGAGCACGTGCCCCTCGCCGACGAGGCGCCGCACGAACTTCCCGCGCATCACGCCGTAGAGCAGCGGGCCCTCGTCCTCGAACACCAGGTGGACGTTGGGGTGGGGCAACACCTGTTGCTCGATCGGGTCGGCCAGATCCCACGACACCAGCCAGTAGTACTCGACGAACGGTGCCAGCGCGGCCGAGGGCGCCAGCGTGCGCAGGTCGAACTTGGTGCCCACTTGGGAGCCAAGCACGCCCTTGCGTTTCTCTCCGACCACCGCCACACCGGCAACCTAACCCCGGGCACCGACATGTCGCGTTTCTTCAAGACCTCCCCTGTGGACAACTCGTAGCGTCGGCGGCATGGACAAGCAGACCTGCATGGAACGGGCCGCCAAAGCAGCCGCGGCCGTCGTCGCGAACGTGAAGCCCGACCAGTACGACCTCCCCACCCCGTGCGCCGACTGGGACGTGCGCGCGTTGGTCAACCACCTCACGCACTGGTCGGCCGTCGTCTCCGAGCGCACCGCGCGCAAGCTGCCGATTCCCGAGGACGGCTCGGAGAAAGAAGGCAGCACCGACTACGCGGCCATGCCCGGCTTCCAGGACTTCTTCGCCGACCGACTCGACCGCGCGGTCCGCGCGTGGGGCGAGCCGGGAGCCTGGGATGGCGAGTCGGTGATGGCGTCGAGCCCGCTGGCCGCGTCCTTCATCGGCCAGATGGTCTACGGCGAACTCGTCATCCACGGGTGGGACCTCGCCAAGGCGACCGGCCAGGACCTCGATGTGGACGACGAACTCGCCCGCGTCGCGCTGGCCGACGCCGAGGGCATGGCCGACATGGCTCGGGAGTGGGAGGCGTTCGGCGCCGAGGTCAAGGTGCCCGACACCGCGCCGGTGCTCGACCGGTTGGCGGGATTGACCGGCCGCGACCCGGCCTGGCGGCCGTAGTCTGCGGGGCATGACGACGGTGGTGATCGGCGGCGGTATCGCTGGGGTGTCGGTGGCGGCGGAGCTGGCGGTGAGCCGCGACGTTGTGCTCGTGGAAGCCGAGCCGATGCTCGCCCGGCACACCACCGGCCGCTCCGCCGCCGTCTACCTGCCGAGCTACGGCGGCCCCGTCATCCGCGCCCTCACCGCCGCCAGCCGCACCCGGTTCGCGCCGGAACTGCTCAGTCCCCGGCCCATGCTGTGGGTGTCGACCGACGAGGACGGTGACCAGCACGTTCGCGACACCCTGGCCGCGGGGACCGCCGAGCCCATCACCGTCGCCCAGGCCCGCGAGCTGTGCTCCGCCCTTCGCCCTGACGCGTTCCGGTCCATCGCGATCGACACCGGGACGATGGACATCGACGCGATGGGCCTGCACCAGCACTACGTCCGCGAGCTGAAGGCCCGCGGCGGCGAGATCCGCATGGGCGCCCCCGTCACCGCCCTGACCCGCGACGGCGGCGGCTGGCGGATCTCCCTCGGTGAGGACGAGCTCCACGCCGACGAGGTCGTCAACGCCGCGGGCGCCTGGGCCGATCACGTCGCCGCGCTGGCCGGGATTCCCTCGATCGGCCTGACCCCGCTCAAACGCACCATCGCGATCGCGGTCGGCAAACCCGTCGACCCGGCGTGGCCCCTCGTCGCCGACGCCGCCGACCGGTTCTACTTCCGCCCCGAGGGCGAAGGCGTGCTGCTCTCACCCGCCGACGAGACCCCCAGCGAGCCCTGCGACGCCAAGCCCGACGACCTGGACGTCGCGCTGGCACTGGAGCGGGTCAACGAGGTCACCACCCTCGGCCTGCGCTCCGTGCGCACGGCCTGGGCGGGCCTACGGTCGTTCACCCCGGGCCGCACCCCGGTCGTGGGGGCCGCGCCCGGCCACCCCGGTTTCCACTTCTTCGCAGGTCAAGGCGGTTACGGCATCCAGATGGCGCCCGCGCTGGCCGCCGCGGGCGCCGCGGTCATCCTCGGTGCGGCGATCCCGGCCGATATCGCGGTGACCGCCCAAGACCTACGCAGTCCGCAATGGACGGCGTAGCGTCACTCCCATGGCCACTCTCGGAGAACGGTTCGCCCACGCCATCGCGCAGCGGGACCGCGACGGGATGACCGCGCTGCTCACCGACGACGTCGACTTCAAGGCCCTCACCCCGGGCAGGTTCTGGGACGCGGGCAGCCCCGCCGAGGTGCTCGACGTGGTCTTCGCGAACTGGTTCACGGAGTCCGACCACATCGACGCCTTGGCCGAGGTGGAGAGCGGGAAGCCGGTCGGCGACACGCAGCGCACCGGCTACCGCTTGGACATCACCAACCCCGACGGCACGCACGTCGTCGAGCAGCAGGTCTATTACCGCGAGCGCGACGGCAGGCTGCTCTACCTGCGGATCGTCTGCTCCGGCTACCGACCCGCGTAACTTTCACCTGGTGCGAATCGCCACCTGGAACGTCAACTCCCTGCGCTCTCGCATCGACCGGGTCGAGAAATTCCTGGAGCGCCACGACATCGACGTGCTCACGCTGCAGGAGACCAAGGCCCGCGAGGACCAGCTCCCGCTGATGGGCCTGCAAGCCCTCGGCTACGACATCGCCGCGGCGGGCACCAACCAGTGGAACGGCGTGGCCGTCCTCAGCCGGGTCGGCATCGAGGACGTCCAGGTCGGTTTCGAGGGCATGCCCGGCTGGGGCGACCCGATCGCCGACGAGTCCCGGGCCATCGGCGCCACCTGCGGTGGTGTCCGAGTCTGGTCGCTCTACGTCCCGAACGGCCGCAAGGTCGACGACCCGCACTACGTCTACAAGCTCGACTGGCTCGCCAAGCTGCGTGCGGCCGCCCGCCCCTGGCTGGGCGTCGACACCGCGCTGACCGGCGACTGGAACATCGCGCCCATGGACGAGGACGTCTTCGACATGGCCGCGTTCGCCAAGTCCACCCACGTGACCCCGCCGGAGCGCGAGGCGTTCGCCGCCTTCCTCGACGACGGCTACGTCGACCTGGTCCGGCCGCACGCGCCCGGCCCCGAGGTCTTCACCTACTGGGACTACTACCGCCAGCGCTACGAGCGCAATCGCGGGATGCGCCTGGACTTCGTCCTCGGTTCGCCCTCCCTGGCCGCCCGCGTGACATCGGCGTTCATCGACCGCGACGAGCGCGCGGGAGCAGGGGCGTCGGACCACGCGCCGGTCGTCGTGGAGATCGCCTGAATGATCTGGGCGGAGTGCTGATCAGCGCACTATCGTGAAGCGATGGACCTCGCCGCGAAGCTGGCTGACGTCGTCGGAGCCGGGTATGTGCTCACGGGTGCCGACGCCTCGGAGGACTACTCGCACGACGAGACGCTGTCCGCCGAACCCGTCCGCCCCGCCTATGTCGTCCGCCCGGCCACCGCCGCCGAGGTCGCCGACCTCCTGCGCGTCGCGACCGAGGCGAACACGCCGGTCACCGCCCGCGGGTCCGGCAGCGGCCTCTCCGGCGCCGCCGTGCCGCGGGAGAACGGCATCCTGGTGTCCTTCGACCGGATGACCAAGGTCATCGAGATCGACACGGACAACCACGTTGCCGTCGTCCAGCCCGGCGTGACGCTGCAGGAGTTGGAGGACCGCACGGCCGAGGTCGGGCTGGTGTACCCCGTGTACCCGGGCGAGCTGAGCGCGAGCCTGGGCGGCACCGCCGCGACCAACGCGGGCGGGATGCGCGCGGTGAAATACGGCGTCACCCGCCACCACGTCCTGGGCCTGGAAGCCGTCCTGCCCACCGGCGAAGTGCTGCGCACCGGTGGGAAGTTCGTCAAGGCCAGCACCGGATACGACCTCACCCAGCTCATCGTCGGCTCCGAGGGCACCCTCGCGCTGATCACCGAGGCGACGCTCAAGCTGCAGCCCCGCGTCGCCCATCAGGCCACCGTGCTCGCGCCGTTCGCCGACCTCGACACGGTGGTGCGGGCGGTCCCGAAGGTCGTCGGCAGCGGCCTCGCGCCGCTCATCCTCGAGTACATCGACGCCATGACCATGGGCGCCATCACCTACACCGCCGACCTGCAGCTCGGCATCCCCGACCAGGTCCGCGACACCTCCCAGGCCTACCTGGTCGTCATGCTGGAGAACCGCGCGAGCGACCGCCTCGACGCCGACGTGGAAGCCGTGGGCACGCTGCTCAGCGAGTTGGGCGCGGTCGACGCGTACGTGCTGCCCGGCCCCTCGGCCCGCAAGCTCATCGAGGCGCGGGAGAAGGCGTTCTTCACCGCCAAGGGCGCGGGCGCCGACGAGATCATCGACACCGTCCTCCCACGCGCGTCGCTGCCCCAGTTCATGGCGAAGGTCACCGAGATCGCCCAGGCGAACGAGAGCTTCGTCGTCGGCTGCGGACACGCGGGCGACGGCAACGTGCACCTCGCGGTGTTCCAAAAGGACACCGAGAAGCGGACAGCCACCCTGCGCGGCCTGTTCGAGGCGGGAATGGCCCTGGGCGGCGCGATTTCCGGCGAACACGGGATCGGGCACGCCAAGAAGCACTACTTCCTCGACCTGGAGGATCCGGCGAAGATCGACCTGATGCGCCGGATCAAGCAGGCGTTCGACCCGGCGGGGATCCTCAACCCCGGCGTCCTGTTCG is drawn from Actinokineospora alba and contains these coding sequences:
- a CDS encoding exodeoxyribonuclease III, with amino-acid sequence MRIATWNVNSLRSRIDRVEKFLERHDIDVLTLQETKAREDQLPLMGLQALGYDIAAAGTNQWNGVAVLSRVGIEDVQVGFEGMPGWGDPIADESRAIGATCGGVRVWSLYVPNGRKVDDPHYVYKLDWLAKLRAAARPWLGVDTALTGDWNIAPMDEDVFDMAAFAKSTHVTPPEREAFAAFLDDGYVDLVRPHAPGPEVFTYWDYYRQRYERNRGMRLDFVLGSPSLAARVTSAFIDRDERAGAGASDHAPVVVEIA
- a CDS encoding NAD(P)/FAD-dependent oxidoreductase; translation: MTTVVIGGGIAGVSVAAELAVSRDVVLVEAEPMLARHTTGRSAAVYLPSYGGPVIRALTAASRTRFAPELLSPRPMLWVSTDEDGDQHVRDTLAAGTAEPITVAQARELCSALRPDAFRSIAIDTGTMDIDAMGLHQHYVRELKARGGEIRMGAPVTALTRDGGGWRISLGEDELHADEVVNAAGAWADHVAALAGIPSIGLTPLKRTIAIAVGKPVDPAWPLVADAADRFYFRPEGEGVLLSPADETPSEPCDAKPDDLDVALALERVNEVTTLGLRSVRTAWAGLRSFTPGRTPVVGAAPGHPGFHFFAGQGGYGIQMAPALAAAGAAVILGAAIPADIAVTAQDLRSPQWTA
- a CDS encoding TIGR03086 family metal-binding protein — translated: MDKQTCMERAAKAAAAVVANVKPDQYDLPTPCADWDVRALVNHLTHWSAVVSERTARKLPIPEDGSEKEGSTDYAAMPGFQDFFADRLDRAVRAWGEPGAWDGESVMASSPLAASFIGQMVYGELVIHGWDLAKATGQDLDVDDELARVALADAEGMADMAREWEAFGAEVKVPDTAPVLDRLAGLTGRDPAWRP
- a CDS encoding TetR/AcrR family transcriptional regulator, which produces MGEVKSSRREKSEATRRKILRAAHEEFGEKGYHGATIASIAKRAGVAGQTVYFVFHTKSALISAVIDSLVMGEEEPTIPQESPWWRAMAAEPDAATALGHFVRGAGPLFERASTISEILRGAALTDDEVRRTHEFHEDLRRTGFREVVVMLAEKAPLRTGLTVDTATDILLTVYGDTTYFIMTKERGWSHDQYLDWLCEALPTLLLEP
- a CDS encoding GNAT family N-acetyltransferase translates to MSEFEIDDDPKRIDLDAVWAFMSTEAYWGQWRTREQVAAQVESAWRVVGAYHRETGAQVGFARAISDGVGFGYLADVYVLDSARGNGLGKALVRAMIDDGPGAKFRWALHTKDAHDLYRGFGFAEPGMMYMERRGTGSLD
- a CDS encoding helix-turn-helix domain-containing protein; protein product: MAVVGEKRKGVLGSQVGTKFDLRTLAPSAALAPFVEYYWLVSWDLADPIEQQVLPHPNVHLVFEDEGPLLYGVMRGKFVRRLVGEGHVLGVRFHAGGFRPWLGKRVSSLTDKVVRGFVEPGGVLTAGDADAMVAAAEGVLSPRLPEVDPVVDDIRAMVAAIDGGVSRVDALAREFGLTARSVQRLFSDYVGVGPKWVIRRFRMHEAAARVDSGEDVGWAGLANELGYADQAHFTREFTANIGVSPARYAATLRT
- a CDS encoding FAD-binding oxidoreductase, whose translation is MDLAAKLADVVGAGYVLTGADASEDYSHDETLSAEPVRPAYVVRPATAAEVADLLRVATEANTPVTARGSGSGLSGAAVPRENGILVSFDRMTKVIEIDTDNHVAVVQPGVTLQELEDRTAEVGLVYPVYPGELSASLGGTAATNAGGMRAVKYGVTRHHVLGLEAVLPTGEVLRTGGKFVKASTGYDLTQLIVGSEGTLALITEATLKLQPRVAHQATVLAPFADLDTVVRAVPKVVGSGLAPLILEYIDAMTMGAITYTADLQLGIPDQVRDTSQAYLVVMLENRASDRLDADVEAVGTLLSELGAVDAYVLPGPSARKLIEAREKAFFTAKGAGADEIIDTVLPRASLPQFMAKVTEIAQANESFVVGCGHAGDGNVHLAVFQKDTEKRTATLRGLFEAGMALGGAISGEHGIGHAKKHYFLDLEDPAKIDLMRRIKQAFDPAGILNPGVLFD